The following proteins are co-located in the Tachysurus vachellii isolate PV-2020 chromosome 17, HZAU_Pvac_v1, whole genome shotgun sequence genome:
- the smad7 gene encoding mothers against decapentaplegic homolog 7, translated as MFRTRRSGLVRRLWRSRAPVDGDGEEAADTGTHGAGGSGRGNGSLCMGKATKAAGKTGGGASAEAELKALTHSVLKKIKEKQLEVLLQAVESKGGARSPCLMLPGRVDAFSLPLLLCKVFRWPDLRHWSQLKRLPCCESYGKINPELVCCNPHHMSRLCEPESPPPPYSRYPVDLLKSPDSPDSLPASTETGGTIHSAPVGFSDSQGVQECGEHWCVVAYWEEKTRVGRLYSVREPSLDIFYDLPQGTGFCLGQLGSESRSALVHMVRPKIGYGIQLSRESDGVWVYNRSRYPIFIKSATLDDPSSRTLLVHKVFPGFSIKAFDYEKAKSLQRPNDHEFSHQPRAGFTVQISFVKGWGQCYTRQFISSCPCWLELIFNNR; from the exons ATGTTCAGGACCAGACGGTCGGGGCTCGTCCGTCGACTCTGGAGGAGCCGCGCGCCCGTCGACGGCGACGGGGAGGAGGCGGCGGACACCGGGACGCACGGCGCGGGAGGAAGCGGAAGAGGAAACGGAAGCTTGTGCATGGGCAAAGCGACCAAGGCCGCCGGTAAGACCGGCGGAGGCGCGAGCGCGGAGGCCGAACTAAAGGCGCTCACGCACTCGGTGCTGAAGAAGATCAAGGAGAAGCAGCTGGAGGTGCTGCTGCAGGCCGTGGAGTCGAAGGGCGGAGCGCGGAGCCCGTGCCTCATGCTGCCCGGCCGAGTGGACGCGTTCTCGCTCCCGCTGCTGCTCTGTAAGGTTTTCCGCTGGCCAGACCTCCGACACTGGTCACAGTTAAAGCGGTTGCCGTGCTGTGAATCCTACGGGAAAATCAACCCGGAGCTCGTGTGCTGCAACCCGCACCATATGAGCCGCCTGTGCGAGCCCG AATCCCCTCCTCCTCCGTACTCACGATATCCAGTGGACTTACTGAAGTCACCCG ATTCTCCAGACTCTCTGCCTGCTTCCACTGAAACTGGGGGAACGATACATTCAGCCCCTGTGGGGTTTTCAG attccCAAGGTGTTCAAGAGTGTGGCGAGCACTGGTGCGTGGTGGCGTACTGGGAGGAGAAGACGCGCGTCGGCCGCCTCTATTCGGTCCGCGAGCCATCGCTGGACATCTTCTATGACCTACCTCAGGGCACGGGCTTCTGCCTGGGCCAGCTGGGCTCGGAGAGCCGCAGCGCACTCGTGCACATGGTGCGACCCAAAATCGGCTACGGCATCCAGCTGAGCCGCGAGTCCGACGGCGTTTGGGTGTATAACCGCAGCCGATACCCCATCTTCATCAAATCAGCCACGCTGGACGACCCTTCATCACGAACGCTGCTCGTGCACAAGGTCTTCCCCGGGTTCTCCATAAAAGCCTTTGACTACGAGAAGGCCAAGAGCCTGCAGAGACCCAACGATCACGAGTTCAGCCATCAGCCTCGCGCCGGATTCACCGTTCAGATCAGCTTCGTTAAGGGCTGGGGTCAGTGCTACACCAGACAGTTCATCAGCAGCTGCCCCTGCTGGCTCGAACTCATCTTCAATAACCGATAA